The Pseudomonas triclosanedens genome has a window encoding:
- a CDS encoding MotA/TolQ/ExbB proton channel family protein: MWELVKAGGWMMLPILLSSVAAMAIIAERLWTLRKSRVAPPQLLGQVWKQIKDKKMNSQALKDLRASSPLGEILAAGLANSKHGREIMKECIEEAASRVIHELERYLNALGTIAAMAPLLGLLGTVFGMIQIFSAFMGDGMANAPMLAGGISKALITTASGLVVAIPAVFFHRYLLRRVDELVIAMEQEAIKLVEVVQGDREVDFVEEGKA; this comes from the coding sequence GTGTGGGAACTGGTCAAAGCTGGCGGCTGGATGATGCTGCCGATCTTGCTGAGCTCCGTCGCTGCCATGGCGATCATCGCCGAACGTCTGTGGACTTTGCGCAAGAGCCGCGTGGCTCCGCCGCAACTGCTCGGCCAGGTGTGGAAGCAGATCAAGGACAAGAAGATGAACAGCCAGGCGCTCAAGGACCTGCGTGCATCGTCCCCTCTGGGTGAAATCCTGGCCGCCGGCCTGGCCAACTCCAAGCACGGTCGCGAGATCATGAAGGAGTGCATCGAAGAGGCCGCTTCCCGGGTCATCCATGAGCTCGAACGCTACCTCAACGCGCTGGGCACCATCGCCGCGATGGCGCCGCTGCTCGGCCTGCTGGGTACGGTGTTCGGAATGATCCAGATTTTCAGTGCCTTCATGGGCGATGGCATGGCCAATGCCCCGATGCTCGCTGGCGGTATCTCCAAGGCTCTGATCACCACCGCATCTGGCCTGGTCGTCGCTATTCCCGCCGTATTCTTCCACCGCTATCTGCTGCGTCGCGTCGACGAGCTGGTGATCGCTATGGAGCAGGAGGCGATCAAGCTGGTTGAAGTGGTCCAGGGCGACCGCGAAGTCGACTTCGTCGAGGAAGGCAAAGCGTGA
- the kdsB gene encoding 3-deoxy-manno-octulosonate cytidylyltransferase produces MSQAAYTVVIPARYASTRLPGKPLQVIAGKPMIQHVWAQACKSSATQVVVATDDARILDACQGFGAQAVLTRADHNSGTDRLAEVADALGLADDAIVVNVQGDEPLVPPSIIDQVAANLAAHPEAGIATLCEEIHDPAALFNPNIVKVVSDKNGLALTFSRATLPWARDAFAVDRESLPANVPYRRHIGIYAYRARFLRDFVAWGPCWLEDTECLEQLRALWHGVRIHVADALEAPQAGVDTPEDLERVRRILGA; encoded by the coding sequence ATGAGCCAGGCCGCCTATACCGTCGTCATTCCCGCCCGCTACGCATCCACCCGCCTGCCCGGCAAGCCGCTGCAGGTCATTGCCGGCAAGCCCATGATCCAGCATGTCTGGGCACAGGCGTGCAAGAGTTCCGCCACCCAGGTGGTGGTTGCTACCGACGATGCGCGTATCCTCGATGCCTGCCAGGGCTTCGGTGCCCAGGCGGTGCTGACTCGCGCCGATCACAACTCTGGCACCGACCGTCTGGCGGAGGTCGCGGACGCACTGGGACTCGCCGACGACGCCATCGTGGTCAACGTGCAGGGCGACGAGCCGCTGGTGCCGCCATCGATCATCGATCAGGTGGCGGCCAACCTCGCGGCTCATCCGGAAGCGGGTATCGCCACGCTATGCGAAGAGATCCACGATCCGGCGGCGCTGTTCAACCCGAACATCGTCAAGGTGGTCAGCGACAAGAATGGCTTGGCGCTGACGTTCAGCCGCGCCACGTTGCCCTGGGCGCGCGATGCCTTCGCAGTCGACCGCGAAAGCCTGCCGGCCAATGTGCCTTACCGTCGCCACATCGGCATCTATGCCTACCGCGCGCGCTTCCTCCGCGATTTCGTGGCGTGGGGGCCATGCTGGCTGGAAGACACCGAGTGCCTGGAACAGTTGCGCGCGCTCTGGCACGGCGTGCGCATTCACGTCGCGGATGCTCTGGAGGCACCGCAGGCTGGTGTCGATACGCCGGAGGATCTGGAGCGCGTTCGGCGCATCCTGGGGGCCTGA
- a CDS encoding DUF2062 domain-containing protein, with protein MPRRIFKRYMPDPETIRNHKGLRFLGPLVHSPNLWHLNRRSVSRAMGMGLFAAFIPIPLQMLLAASLAVWVRANLPISVGLVWLTNPITMPPVFYCTYKMGAWVMNIPARVLPDHLTWEWISSELSLLWQPFLLGSVICGVVVGAIGFALTEGYWRWWIGRSWRRRQALRNVQREH; from the coding sequence ATGCCGCGCAGAATTTTCAAGCGCTACATGCCTGATCCGGAAACCATCCGGAACCACAAGGGCTTGCGCTTCCTGGGGCCACTGGTTCATTCGCCCAACCTCTGGCATCTCAACCGCCGCTCGGTGTCGCGGGCGATGGGCATGGGACTGTTCGCCGCTTTCATCCCCATCCCGCTGCAGATGCTGTTGGCCGCCTCTCTGGCCGTGTGGGTGCGGGCCAACCTGCCGATCTCCGTCGGCCTGGTCTGGCTGACCAACCCGATCACCATGCCACCGGTGTTCTATTGCACCTACAAGATGGGCGCCTGGGTCATGAACATCCCGGCGCGCGTACTCCCCGACCACCTGACCTGGGAGTGGATCAGCAGCGAGCTGTCACTGCTCTGGCAGCCGTTCCTGCTCGGCTCGGTGATCTGCGGAGTCGTGGTGGGAGCTATCGGCTTCGCCCTGACCGAAGGCTACTGGCGCTGGTGGATCGGCCGTAGCTGGCGCCGCCGCCAGGCACTGCGCAATGTGCAGCGCGAGCATTGA
- a CDS encoding low molecular weight protein-tyrosine-phosphatase, translated as MRVLFVCLGNICRSPTAEGIFRHKVREAGLDEHVEIDSAGTGDWHVGKAPDARSRAAALRRGYDLSSLRARQVSVTDFSRYDLILAMDHANLRDLKHLRAGSGTAELDLFLRRYELEVDEVPDPYSGGEDGFEHVLDLVEQACERLLVEVKGRL; from the coding sequence ATGCGGGTTCTGTTCGTATGTCTCGGCAATATCTGCCGTTCGCCGACGGCGGAAGGGATCTTCCGCCATAAGGTTCGCGAAGCGGGATTGGATGAGCATGTCGAGATCGATTCCGCCGGCACTGGCGACTGGCATGTTGGCAAGGCGCCGGACGCGCGCTCCCGCGCTGCCGCGTTGCGCCGGGGATATGACCTGTCGAGCTTGAGGGCTCGACAGGTGAGCGTGACGGATTTTTCCCGCTATGATCTGATCCTCGCGATGGATCACGCCAATTTGCGTGATCTGAAGCATTTGCGGGCGGGGAGTGGCACGGCGGAGCTGGACCTTTTCCTGCGCCGCTACGAACTGGAGGTCGACGAGGTTCCCGATCCGTACAGTGGTGGCGAAGATGGCTTCGAGCATGTGCTGGACCTGGTCGAGCAGGCCTGCGAAAGGCTGCTGGTGGAAGTGAAGGGGCGCTTGTGA
- the murB gene encoding UDP-N-acetylmuramate dehydrogenase: MTLQLQENLSLKPYNTFGVEVSARWFAQAHDDAEVREGLATAAGKGLPLMVIGGGSNLLLTRDVEALVLRMASRGARILSDDGVRVVVEAEAGEVWDDFVRWTLEQGLGGLENLSLIPGTVGAAPMQNIGAYGVEIKDVFVSLTALDRQSGELREFDLGECAFAYRESRFKREPERWLILRVRFSLSRAPQLRLDYGPVRQRLAEEGGDTPTPADVSRVIRAIRREKLPDPAILGNAGSFFKNPVVTAGEADALRARFSDLVAYPQGDGQVKLAAGWLIDRAGWKGFRDGAVGVHAQQALVLVNYGGATGAQLYALAGRIREDIRQRFGVDLEMEPNLY; encoded by the coding sequence GTGACGCTGCAATTGCAAGAAAATCTGTCCCTCAAGCCCTACAACACCTTCGGTGTGGAAGTATCTGCGCGCTGGTTCGCCCAGGCTCACGACGATGCCGAGGTGCGCGAGGGGCTCGCCACCGCTGCCGGCAAGGGCTTGCCGTTGATGGTGATCGGTGGTGGCAGCAATCTGTTGCTTACTCGTGATGTCGAGGCGCTGGTGCTGCGCATGGCCTCCCGCGGAGCCCGAATCCTGAGCGACGACGGTGTGCGCGTGGTGGTCGAGGCGGAGGCTGGCGAGGTCTGGGACGACTTCGTGCGCTGGACGCTCGAGCAGGGGTTGGGGGGGCTGGAAAACCTGAGTCTGATTCCCGGTACAGTGGGTGCTGCGCCCATGCAGAACATTGGCGCCTACGGCGTCGAAATCAAGGATGTGTTCGTCAGCCTCACCGCGCTTGACCGGCAGAGCGGCGAACTGCGCGAGTTCGACCTGGGTGAGTGCGCTTTCGCCTATCGTGAAAGCCGTTTCAAGCGTGAGCCGGAGCGCTGGCTGATCCTGCGAGTGCGTTTCAGCTTGAGTCGCGCGCCGCAGTTGCGCCTGGATTACGGTCCGGTGCGCCAACGGCTGGCGGAGGAGGGGGGCGATACTCCAACTCCAGCAGACGTCTCTCGTGTGATCCGTGCGATTCGTCGTGAGAAGCTGCCTGATCCCGCGATTCTCGGAAATGCCGGCAGCTTCTTCAAGAATCCCGTCGTTACCGCTGGGGAGGCGGATGCGCTGCGCGCGCGCTTCAGCGATCTGGTGGCCTATCCGCAGGGCGACGGCCAGGTAAAGCTGGCCGCGGGCTGGCTGATCGACCGGGCGGGTTGGAAGGGCTTCCGTGACGGTGCGGTGGGTGTGCACGCGCAGCAGGCTTTGGTGCTGGTGAACTACGGTGGTGCTACAGGCGCTCAGTTGTACGCGTTGGCAGGACGTATCCGCGAGGATATTCGGCAGCGCTTTGGTGTCGATCTGGAGATGGAGCCGAATCTCTACTGA
- the rne gene encoding ribonuclease E, which yields MKRMLINATQPEELRVALVDGQRLFDLDIESGAREQKKANIYKGRITRIEPSLEAAFVDFGAERHGFLPLKEISREYFKKNPEGRINIKDVLSEGQEVIVQVEKEERGNKGAALTTFISLAGRYLVLMPNNPRAGGISRRIEGEERNELREALNGLNVPGDMGLIVRTAGLGRSSEELQWDLDYLLQLWGAIKEASGERSGPFLIYQESNVIIRAIRDYLRQDIGEVLIDSLDAQEEALNFIRQVMPQYASKVKLYQDSVPLFNRFQIESQIETAFQREVKLPSGGSIVIDPTEALVSIDINSARATKGGDIEETALQTNLEAAEEIARQLRLRDIGGLIVIDFIDMTPAKNQRAVEERVREALEADRARVQVGRISRFGLLEMSRQRLRPSLGETSGIVCPRCNGQGIIRDVESLSLAILRLIEEEALKDRTAEVRARVPFQVAAFLLNEKRNAITKIELRTRARIFILPDDHLETPHFEVQRLRDDSPELLAGQSSYEMAHIEHEEVQPISSTRTLVRQEAAVKTVSPQAPAPQQTAPAPVEPPKPMPEPSLFQGLVKSLVSLFAGSKPEQPQAAAEKPATERSEGQGERRNGRQQNRRRDGGRRDDERKERGERRRDERGERTERPAREERQPREDRAERQPREERQPREERAERQPREERQPREERAERQPREERQPREERAERQPREERQPREERGERPAREERQPREERRERAERQPREERQPREDRQARDAAALEAEELPNEELLDQQDEQEGADGERPRRRSRGQRRRSNRRERQREAGVDGVAGEEGSETEQSTEGTAAAVAVVAATAAVAAEATVEQQPAVEAAVEAQPLESGVVEAVRTESALEQTIEFLAKPETVEPVAQVEASETVVEAVSAAAEEPAPAAETVLETVVAQPVEEPKVEAPAEVEAPAAAAEEAAAPAIPANATGRASNDPRERRRQERLAREAAAAAAAAPQVEQAPVAEVAVEKAAEAEVVVEPAAEAAATEVVNEAEVAEQAKQPADDLAEKTEETEGTVVEKHHN from the coding sequence CCCCTCAAAGAAATCTCCCGCGAATACTTCAAGAAGAACCCCGAAGGCCGCATCAATATCAAGGATGTGCTCAGCGAGGGACAGGAAGTCATCGTCCAGGTCGAGAAAGAGGAGCGTGGCAATAAGGGCGCGGCCCTGACCACCTTCATCAGCCTCGCCGGCCGTTACCTGGTGCTGATGCCGAACAATCCTCGTGCCGGCGGCATTTCCCGCCGCATCGAGGGCGAGGAGCGTAACGAACTGCGTGAGGCCCTCAACGGCCTGAACGTTCCCGGCGACATGGGCCTTATCGTCCGCACCGCCGGCCTGGGCCGCAGCTCCGAAGAGCTGCAATGGGACCTGGACTACCTGCTGCAGTTGTGGGGCGCCATCAAGGAAGCCTCCGGCGAGCGTAGCGGTCCGTTCCTGATCTACCAGGAAAGCAACGTCATCATCCGCGCCATCCGCGACTACCTGCGCCAGGACATCGGCGAAGTACTGATCGACAGCCTCGACGCCCAGGAAGAAGCCCTTAACTTCATCCGTCAGGTCATGCCGCAATACGCGAGCAAGGTGAAGCTCTATCAGGACAGCGTGCCGCTGTTCAATCGCTTCCAGATCGAGAGCCAGATCGAGACCGCCTTCCAGCGCGAAGTGAAGCTGCCGTCCGGCGGCTCCATCGTGATCGACCCGACCGAAGCCCTGGTTTCCATCGACATCAACTCGGCCCGCGCCACCAAAGGCGGCGACATCGAGGAAACCGCGCTGCAGACCAACCTGGAGGCGGCCGAGGAAATCGCCCGCCAACTGCGCCTGCGTGACATCGGCGGCCTGATCGTCATCGATTTCATCGACATGACCCCGGCGAAGAACCAACGCGCCGTGGAAGAGCGCGTTCGCGAAGCCCTCGAGGCTGACCGCGCCCGCGTCCAGGTCGGCCGCATCTCTCGCTTCGGCCTGCTGGAAATGTCCCGCCAGCGCCTGCGTCCGTCCCTCGGCGAGACCAGCGGCATTGTCTGCCCGCGCTGCAACGGCCAAGGCATCATCCGCGACGTCGAATCCCTGTCGCTGGCAATCCTGCGCCTGATCGAAGAAGAAGCCCTGAAGGATCGCACCGCCGAAGTTCGCGCCCGCGTACCTTTCCAGGTGGCAGCCTTCCTGCTCAACGAGAAGCGCAACGCCATCACCAAGATCGAGCTGCGCACCCGCGCGCGCATCTTCATCCTGCCGGACGACCATCTGGAAACTCCGCACTTCGAAGTACAGCGCCTGCGTGACGACAGCCCCGAGCTGCTGGCTGGCCAGTCCAGCTACGAGATGGCCCACATCGAGCACGAGGAAGTCCAGCCGATCAGCTCCACCCGAACCCTGGTTCGCCAGGAAGCGGCAGTGAAGACCGTTTCTCCGCAAGCCCCCGCTCCCCAGCAGACCGCTCCGGCGCCTGTCGAGCCGCCCAAGCCGATGCCGGAACCGAGCCTGTTCCAGGGCTTGGTGAAGTCGCTGGTCAGCTTGTTCGCTGGTAGCAAGCCGGAGCAGCCGCAAGCCGCCGCCGAGAAGCCCGCCACCGAGCGTAGCGAAGGCCAGGGCGAGCGTCGCAACGGCCGCCAGCAGAACCGTCGTCGCGACGGTGGTCGCCGCGATGACGAGCGCAAGGAGCGTGGCGAACGTCGCCGTGACGAGCGTGGCGAACGTACTGAGCGTCCCGCCCGCGAAGAGCGCCAGCCGCGTGAAGATCGTGCAGAACGTCAACCGCGTGAAGAACGTCAGCCCCGCGAGGAGCGTGCAGAGCGTCAACCGCGCGAAGAACGCCAGCCGCGTGAAGAGCGCGCCGAGCGTCAGCCCCGCGAGGAGCGCCAGCCGCGTGAAGAACGTGCCGAGCGTCAACCGCGTGAAGAACGCCAGCCGCGTGAAGAGCGTGGCGAGCGCCCTGCCCGCGAAGAGCGCCAGCCGCGTGAGGAGCGCCGCGAGCGCGCCGAACGTCAGCCGCGTGAAGAGCGCCAGCCGCGCGAGGACCGTCAGGCCCGCGATGCTGCCGCCTTGGAAGCCGAAGAACTGCCGAACGAGGAACTGCTGGACCAGCAGGACGAGCAGGAAGGCGCCGATGGCGAGCGTCCGCGCCGCCGTTCCCGTGGCCAGCGCCGCCGCAGCAACCGTCGTGAACGTCAGCGTGAGGCTGGTGTAGATGGCGTAGCTGGCGAAGAAGGCAGCGAGACCGAGCAGAGCACCGAGGGTACGGCCGCCGCCGTAGCAGTCGTTGCCGCAACCGCCGCCGTTGCTGCTGAAGCTACCGTCGAGCAGCAGCCTGCTGTCGAAGCTGCGGTTGAAGCCCAGCCGCTGGAGTCGGGCGTCGTCGAAGCCGTTCGCACCGAGAGCGCCCTGGAACAGACCATCGAGTTCCTGGCCAAGCCCGAGACTGTAGAGCCGGTAGCGCAGGTCGAGGCCAGCGAAACCGTGGTTGAAGCAGTTTCCGCTGCCGCTGAAGAACCTGCCCCGGCCGCCGAAACCGTGCTCGAAACCGTCGTCGCTCAGCCGGTCGAAGAGCCCAAGGTAGAAGCCCCTGCAGAAGTCGAAGCACCAGCCGCTGCTGCCGAAGAGGCAGCAGCACCTGCCATCCCGGCCAACGCTACTGGCCGCGCCTCCAACGACCCGCGTGAACGTCGTCGCCAGGAGCGTCTGGCCCGTGAAGCAGCTGCCGCAGCCGCAGCCGCTCCGCAGGTAGAGCAAGCTCCGGTCGCCGAAGTCGCGGTCGAAAAAGCCGCTGAGGCCGAAGTTGTGGTCGAGCCGGCTGCGGAAGCCGCCGCAACTGAAGTGGTGAACGAAGCCGAAGTTGCAGAGCAAGCCAAGCAACCGGCTGACGATCTGGCTGAGAAGACCGAGGAAACGGAAGGTACTGTGGTGGAAAAACACCACAACTGA
- a CDS encoding DNA internalization-related competence protein ComEC/Rec2, translated as MIALALGMLALRWVPTLPPIWLLLVLVFLALPLLLSRFCFVSLCLLGFVWACHSAQGALDDRLPRALDGRTLWLEGTVEGLPDRSGPSVRFILANVSSPRMKLPQRMRLSWFAGPPVTGGERWRLAVKLKLPHGMANEAGFDYEAWLTAQRIGATGSVKAGERLAAASGPAGWREAWRQRLLSVDADGRSGALVALVLGDASGLSSVDWQVLQDTGTLHLMVISGSHVSLLAGLLYLLVAGMARRGIWPSRIPWLPCACLLAAAVAWSYGLMAGFDVPVRRACVMVSMVLLWRLCYRRAGLWTPLLGALLLVLSSEPLVVLSAGFWLSYSAVALLIFGFAGRLGRWMAWLTWLRAQWVMALGLLPASMALGLPLSISGMLANLIAVPWVELAVVPLALIGSLTLWVPWLGESLLWLAGAALDVLFRSLEWMASLAPAWQPTAAPAWALLLALVGVLLILAPAGVPGRALGVAMLLPMFFPPLSVPAPGLAEVRVLDVGQGLSVLIRTHSSAWLYDAGPRSGDFDAGARVVVPVMRSLGVRRLDMLMLSHADSDHAGGALAVSMAMRPRETVGGEVERLPAGLAAKPCSAREWIVDGVRLSSWAWLAAQDSNGRSCVLRIEANGEVLLLTGDLPLVAESAWLAAHPQAHVDWLLAGHHGSRSSSGASFLRALKPSAALISRGASNPYGHPHPSVVQRFRAQGIEIHDTAEEGALLVMLGAREPLQGVRQSAHFWQEK; from the coding sequence ATGATCGCGCTGGCGTTGGGGATGCTGGCGCTACGGTGGGTGCCGACGCTGCCGCCGATCTGGCTGCTGCTGGTGCTGGTGTTTCTCGCCTTGCCGCTGCTATTGAGTCGCTTCTGTTTCGTCAGTCTGTGCCTGTTGGGGTTCGTCTGGGCCTGCCATTCGGCCCAGGGAGCGTTGGATGACCGGCTGCCCAGGGCGCTGGATGGGCGCACCCTCTGGCTGGAGGGGACGGTTGAGGGCTTGCCGGACCGTAGCGGACCGTCGGTGCGCTTCATTCTCGCCAACGTGTCCAGCCCGCGCATGAAGCTGCCGCAGCGCATGCGTTTGTCTTGGTTCGCGGGCCCTCCAGTGACGGGCGGCGAACGCTGGCGGCTGGCGGTCAAGCTCAAGCTGCCGCATGGTATGGCCAACGAGGCCGGGTTTGACTACGAGGCCTGGCTGACTGCGCAACGCATCGGGGCGACCGGCAGCGTAAAGGCCGGCGAGCGTCTGGCTGCGGCCAGCGGGCCGGCCGGCTGGCGAGAAGCCTGGCGACAGCGCTTGCTGTCGGTCGATGCCGACGGGAGATCCGGTGCCCTGGTGGCTCTCGTTCTGGGCGACGCGTCCGGACTGAGCAGCGTGGATTGGCAGGTGCTACAGGATACGGGGACCCTGCATCTGATGGTGATCTCCGGATCGCACGTCTCGCTGCTGGCCGGTCTGCTGTACCTGTTGGTCGCGGGGATGGCCAGGCGTGGAATCTGGCCGTCCCGGATTCCCTGGTTGCCCTGTGCGTGTCTGCTGGCGGCGGCTGTCGCCTGGTCGTATGGCCTGATGGCGGGTTTCGACGTTCCGGTGCGGCGCGCCTGTGTCATGGTCTCGATGGTGCTGCTCTGGCGTTTGTGCTATCGCCGTGCGGGCTTGTGGACGCCATTGCTCGGTGCGCTGCTGCTGGTGTTGTCGAGTGAGCCGTTGGTGGTCCTGTCGGCGGGGTTCTGGCTGTCATATTCGGCCGTTGCACTGCTCATCTTCGGTTTTGCCGGTCGTCTGGGCCGGTGGATGGCCTGGCTGACGTGGCTGCGGGCGCAGTGGGTCATGGCTCTCGGGTTGCTGCCGGCGTCGATGGCGCTGGGGTTGCCGCTCAGCATCAGTGGGATGCTGGCAAATCTTATCGCTGTGCCCTGGGTGGAACTGGCGGTGGTTCCGCTGGCGTTGATCGGCAGTCTGACGCTATGGGTGCCCTGGCTCGGCGAGTCGCTGCTGTGGCTGGCTGGTGCAGCGCTGGATGTACTGTTCCGATCGCTGGAGTGGATGGCTTCGCTCGCTCCAGCCTGGCAGCCGACCGCGGCGCCGGCCTGGGCTTTGCTGCTGGCTCTGGTCGGCGTCCTGCTGATACTGGCGCCTGCCGGTGTGCCGGGGCGGGCGCTGGGCGTCGCCATGTTGTTGCCCATGTTCTTTCCCCCATTGTCGGTGCCGGCGCCAGGGCTCGCCGAGGTGCGCGTGCTCGATGTGGGGCAGGGCTTGTCGGTACTGATTCGAACGCACTCGAGCGCCTGGCTCTACGACGCAGGACCACGCAGTGGCGACTTCGACGCAGGCGCCCGCGTGGTGGTGCCGGTCATGCGCAGCCTGGGGGTACGGCGCCTCGACATGCTGATGCTCAGCCACGCCGACAGCGATCATGCGGGCGGGGCGCTGGCGGTCAGCATGGCCATGCGGCCGCGAGAGACCGTCGGCGGCGAGGTGGAGCGCCTGCCCGCGGGGCTTGCTGCGAAGCCTTGCAGCGCTCGGGAGTGGATAGTCGACGGGGTACGACTTTCCAGTTGGGCGTGGTTGGCGGCACAGGACAGCAACGGACGATCCTGCGTGCTCAGGATCGAGGCGAATGGCGAGGTGTTGCTGCTGACGGGCGATCTGCCGCTGGTTGCGGAGTCGGCATGGTTGGCTGCGCACCCTCAGGCTCATGTCGATTGGTTGCTGGCAGGTCATCATGGCAGCCGGAGTTCTTCGGGCGCCTCGTTTCTGCGGGCGTTGAAACCCTCCGCGGCGTTGATATCCCGTGGTGCCAGCAATCCCTATGGGCATCCGCATCCGTCGGTCGTGCAGCGCTTTCGCGCACAGGGCATCGAGATTCACGATACGGCGGAGGAGGGCGCGCTACTGGTAATGCTGGGTGCACGTGAGCCGCTCCAGGGAGTGCGGCAGAGCGCACATTTCTGGCAGGAAAAATGA
- the lpxK gene encoding tetraacyldisaccharide 4'-kinase: MAFSDRLLEAWYKGHPALVLLRPFELLYRRVARGRRKAFLSGAKPAYRAPVPVIVVGNITVGGTGKTPMILWLIEHCRARGLEVGVVSRGYGAKPPQTPWRVRAEQSAAEAGDEPLMIVRRSGVPLMIDPDRSNAVRTLLAEESLDLILCDDGLQHYRLARDLELVLIDAARGLGNRRCLPAGPLREPAERLADVDAVLHNGAASDPAGAFSFVLQPSALVNLASGERRGIEHFPAGQALHALAGIGNPQRFFATLEALNWRPIPHPFPDHAAYTADQLRFSPELPLVMTEKDAVKCRAFAAPDWWYLAVEAQPSPAFVAWFDAQLERLVAR; the protein is encoded by the coding sequence ATGGCGTTCTCCGACCGTCTGCTCGAGGCCTGGTACAAGGGGCATCCGGCCCTGGTACTGTTGCGTCCGTTCGAGCTGCTGTACCGGCGCGTTGCCCGTGGCCGCCGTAAGGCCTTTCTTTCCGGCGCCAAGCCTGCCTACCGTGCTCCGGTCCCGGTCATCGTGGTTGGCAATATCACGGTGGGCGGCACCGGCAAGACGCCGATGATTCTCTGGCTGATCGAACATTGCCGCGCCCGTGGCCTCGAGGTCGGCGTGGTCAGCCGCGGCTATGGCGCCAAGCCACCACAGACGCCCTGGCGCGTCCGCGCCGAGCAGTCCGCGGCGGAGGCGGGAGACGAGCCGTTGATGATCGTCCGACGCAGTGGCGTTCCTCTGATGATCGACCCCGACCGTTCCAACGCCGTGCGTACGCTGCTTGCCGAAGAATCGCTGGACCTGATCCTCTGCGATGATGGACTGCAGCATTACCGTCTGGCCCGCGATCTGGAGCTGGTGCTGATCGACGCCGCACGTGGCCTGGGTAATCGCCGTTGCCTGCCAGCCGGTCCGTTGCGCGAGCCCGCCGAGCGCCTGGCCGATGTCGATGCTGTGCTGCACAACGGCGCGGCATCCGATCCGGCTGGTGCATTCTCCTTTGTCCTGCAGCCATCCGCCCTGGTCAACCTTGCCAGCGGCGAGCGTCGTGGCATCGAGCATTTTCCCGCCGGTCAGGCGCTCCACGCCCTGGCGGGGATCGGCAACCCCCAGCGTTTCTTCGCAACGCTCGAGGCGCTAAACTGGCGCCCGATTCCGCATCCCTTCCCCGACCATGCGGCCTACACCGCCGACCAGCTTCGGTTCAGCCCCGAACTGCCGCTGGTCATGACCGAGAAGGACGCGGTGAAATGCCGGGCCTTCGCTGCGCCAGACTGGTGGTATCTCGCCGTCGAGGCACAGCCTTCGCCGGCCTTCGTCGCCTGGTTCGACGCCCAGCTCGAGCGCTTGGTCGCCCGCTGA
- a CDS encoding Trm112 family protein gives MDPKLLDILACPLCKGPLKLTDDKSELICKADGLAYPVRDGIPVMLEGEARTLNVDERLDK, from the coding sequence ATGGACCCGAAACTCCTCGATATCCTCGCCTGTCCGCTGTGCAAGGGCCCGCTCAAGCTCACTGACGACAAGTCCGAGCTGATCTGCAAGGCCGACGGCCTGGCCTATCCGGTGCGCGATGGCATCCCGGTGATGCTCGAAGGCGAGGCACGTACCCTGAACGTCGACGAGCGTCTGGATAAGTAA
- a CDS encoding ExbD/TolR family protein, giving the protein MKFRRRAGGAAREDVFINLASLIDVIFVLLLFFVVSTSFTKPSQLKVELPEAVSGTPPEATEVKQLELAISVEGHYALNGQSLARDDLDNLMAAMQRESGGDNSLPVVITADGKVNYQSVVTAMDAAGKLGFTHLRITTIEAHSAKP; this is encoded by the coding sequence GTGAAGTTCCGCCGTAGAGCGGGCGGCGCGGCTCGCGAGGACGTCTTCATCAACCTGGCGTCGCTGATCGACGTGATCTTTGTGCTGCTGCTGTTCTTCGTGGTCAGCACGTCGTTCACCAAGCCGTCGCAGCTCAAGGTCGAATTGCCCGAGGCGGTCAGCGGCACGCCGCCCGAGGCCACTGAAGTCAAGCAACTGGAGCTGGCCATCAGCGTCGAGGGCCACTATGCCCTGAACGGCCAGAGCCTGGCGCGGGACGACCTGGACAACCTGATGGCGGCCATGCAGCGGGAGTCCGGTGGGGACAATAGCCTTCCGGTGGTGATCACCGCCGATGGCAAGGTCAACTACCAATCCGTGGTCACCGCGATGGACGCGGCGGGCAAGCTGGGCTTCACCCACCTGCGCATCACCACCATCGAGGCCCATTCGGCCAAGCCCTGA